CTCGCAACGTTCTTTAATGACACTATATCGCTGTACTCGGCTTTGATATGCTGTCCGCCCGGCCTTGTGCCGGCGATATCTTTCTCCACCGTTGCCGTGACTTTGATAAGATTACCGCACCCCAAATATTTCTCAAATTTCAGGTCCGACAATCCGATAGTGGCCATTATCTCATGGACAGTTCCGTCATTATCCATATAATACAGCGCGTTCAGCCCGGATGCGGCATCAATGCCAAGATAAAAAGACCTTTCGTTCGAACCATCCGGCTCAAGAGCGTAATTTATCCTCTGGAGCGAAGGGATATCCGGCTCGGCTATCGCGTTAGCTATACCGTTCCTCCTTTTAAATGTAACCGCGCCCACACTGAATGTCCCAACCGTATCATCCATACTGCCTTCCCGGATCGCCGAAAGGGCGATCCTCGCGATCCGCTGGGCTTCGATACGGGGCGACATCTCGTAAAACCAGGACCAGCTCATCACATATATCGACCATGCCGCCAGAAATATGAACATGGCGATAAAACTTGCCGTCAAAAGCTCTGTTAAAGTGAATGCGCGCCCGGTCCCGGCGTCAGGAAGACGTATGGTATGCGACATAGCAAACCGCCCTTTCGCTGCATGCCTGGCCGTTCATATCTTCATTCCATGTTACGACGAAGCCGACGATTTTAAAAGGAACCCCGATATATGTTATCTGCGTGCCATCGGCATTTTCCACATTATCCGGAAAATAAGGATCCGGAACCAGCGAGCCAACCAGGTCATCGGACGTATCGGCCGTACCCCGAGTATCTATCGTAACGGGTGTCGGATCTGCCGAGGATATCGTTTCGTAATAATCGGCTTCGCCTCCGATCCCGCCGTCATATCCCGCGCGCAATTCCTGTTCCATGTAACCGCTGATGACGTTCATCGCCGCAAGCCTGTGCCTCGCGCGCGAGGCCCCGAGGTTTGAGATGGTAAAAGCGCCGAGGACGCTTACCAAAAGCGTGCCCAGAAGCACTATACTGATAAGGCTTTCGACCAACGTGAGGCCTTTATTGCCGCGTAAAAAAAATGGCCGCAGTATCATGGCAGTGTATGCCCCTCGCTCTCTTTACTGCATCTCACTTGAGGTTTGTCTCCGACAGGATAGATGGTATATACACCCTTGGAAGGACAAGCCGGCTTGCCGCCGTCGATGTAGACATAGATCACTTCTTCCTGTTCGATCGAAGGCTGCGTACCGCTCTGGATAGTATTGTCCAGAGCCCACTGTTCAATGGCTCCGTCAATCTGTTTCAGGTTATTTATACAGGCATTCTTTGCAGCGGCCCTGCCTGTTTTGAGATAATTAGGGACAACGATTGCGAGGATGATTGCGATCACTAAGACCACTATCATCAATTCTACCAAAGTGTAGGACTTGCGGTGGAAGAAGATCATTATTATTATATATATTATTTCTTTTGATATAATTTATCATAATAGTGGTAAGTTGTCAAGCTATAGTGCTTATATATTGAGAAAAGGACCTACGAGGTGCGACGAGTTTAAGTGATCGCTCCTCGTAGGTCTATCATAGATCATTGGTTAACTACAATAAATAACCCCGCGCTTTCCTGCAAGGAGTTCCTTGCATGTAAAGCGCGGGGTCGCTTGTATCATTATGTGCTACAGCCAAACACGGACCTTATAATGTGTGGCCCGTTGTGCTATTCGGACATACCGGAGCAGCAGCCACTGTTGCAGGTGTGGCATACGCAGTAGTTCCGCATGTAGGCCATTTCTTCAGGTAATCAGGAACAACACCGATCGTAGCGCCGTCTGTATCCTTCACTACGGCATCCGTATCGTTCTTGCCCTGATCTATGGCCCACACCTGGATCGCTCCCTGTATCTGCTTCAGGTTGCCGATGCAGGCGTTCTTCAACGCAGTCTGCCTTGCTCTGACGAAGTTCGGAATGGCTATCGCCGCCAATAGACCGATAATTGCGACTACTATCATAATTTCAACAAGCGTAAAGCCTTTCCTGTTCATCTTTATCATCATATATATCACCTTCCTTTCTCCCAGGATTGGGTGCTTTTTTATGGTATAGGAAAGTATAAAACTTTCCTATTTTAATATATAATACCTATAAACCTACTTGCCTCCACCTCAACCTTTCTTTTATTAATATACCATACAATACAGCTATTGTCAAGACCATGGAACCCTACACTCCCATGACAGCGGTTATTTTGAATATCGGCAGGAACATACATATAACAATCGACCCTATAACAATACCCAAAAATGCTATTATAAGGGGCTCTATAAGGCTTGTCAGGGCGCTTACCGAAGAATCTACCTGTTCATCATAAAAATCGGCTATTTTTGACAGCATTTTCTCCAACTGACCTGATTGTTCGCCCACAAGGACCATCCTGGTAACCATAGGAGGAAATATCTTTGACCTTGCCAATGGCTGAGCTATACTTTCTCCTTCCTTAACACTCGTTCGAACATCATCTATGGCCTTTTCAACTACCTTATTTCCCGATGTTTTGCTGACTATTTCAAGCGACGCAAGTATTGGGACACCCGATTTTATAAGAGTAGCGAGAGTCCTGGTAAATTTGCTTATGGCAACCTTTCTGAACAGGATGCCAAAGATCGGCATTTTTAGCATAAATGAATCGAGCCGGAACCGCCCTTTTTCTGTTTTAAGGAACTTGTTAAGCATAAATCCGCCGGCAATCAATCCTATAAATATCACCGCCGCGAATTTCTGGAGCGCATCGCTGATACTGAGCAGGATACGGGTCGGCATTGGCAACTCTGCCCCAAATCCTTCAAATATGGTCCTGAATACAGGCACCACCTTCCATAGAAGAACGAAAGTAATACCAATAGCCATTAAACTGACTATAGCCGGATAGACAAGAGCTGATTTCACCTTCTTTTGAAGAGAGCTCGTCTTTTCCAGGTATTCCGCAAGTCGGTCGAGTATCTCGTCCAACATACCGCTCGATTCGCCGGCTTTTACCATATTCACAAACAGGGACGAGAAGATGTTTTTCTGCTTTGACATGGCGTCTGAAAGGCTGGCGCCCGCCTCCACGTCGCTTCGCACATTAACGACGATGGCGGCAAAGGCCTTGTTGTCCATCTGCTCACCGAGAATATCAAGCCCTCCTACAAGAGGTATGCCCGCATCCACCATAGTGGCAAGCTGCCGCGAGAATATCACTATATCATCCAATTTTACTTTCTTCTTGCCGCCGAGCAGGGAGGGAAATTTAAAACCGGAAACCTGTTCGCTGACCGAAACTATAATGACATCTTTTTTCCTGAGTATATCTATGACTTCCGCGCGGTTCTTTGCCTCAATGGTCCCGGTTACCGCATTCCCGCTATTGTCTTTTGCCGCATATTTGAACTTTCCCATCTCAATCCTCCGAAGTGACTCTCAAGACCTCTTCGAACGTCGTGACACCGTTCACAAAATTCTCTATGGCATTATCCCTCAGTGTCTTCATATGGAGCTCTTTTACGGCGTAATTTTTTATATCGTCACTGCCGCTCTTTTTCATTACCATATCGCGTATAGAATCATCAAGAAGGAGGGCTTCGAGAATACCTATCCTTCCATAATATCCCGTATCGCTGCATTTAGGGCAGCCCCTGCCCTTAAAAAATACCTTTCTGTCTTTTTTAACCACTTCATCGATATTAAAGCCTGCCCTTTCAAATACGTTCTTCGGGATCTCGACTTCCATTTTACAATTAGGGCATATCTTCCTCATGAGGCGCTGCGCCGACGACAAGACAAGGCTCGACGCGACAAGGAAAGGCTCGACTCCCATATCTATCAGGCGGGTTATCGCGCCCGCTGAATCGTTAGTGTGCAGGGTGCTGAGGATCAGCTGCCCGGTAAGCGAGGCCTTGATAGCGATATCCGCGGTCTCAAAATCCCTTATCTCTCCCACCATCACTATGTCCGGGCTCTGCCTCAATACGGACTTAAGGCCGTTTGCGAAAGTCAACCCTATCTCGGACCTTGCCTGTATCTGAGTAATGCCTTCCACCTCATACTCGACCGGATCCTCAAGAGTAATTATATTGCGTTCCGGCGTGTTAAGCTGCGTTACTATCGAATAGAGCGTCGTCGATTTTCCGCTGCCTGTAGGGCCGGTAACAAGTATCATACCGTACGGCCTTTCAAGCGCGGTCTTAAAGGTGCCAAGCGGGCCCGGCAGGAATCCGAGCTTATCCAGCCCGATGCTTAGGCTCGATTTGTCGAGCGCCCTTAAAACTATCTTTCCGCCGAACGCCACGGGAAGAACCGACACCCTGAAGTCTATCTCGTTCCCCAGAAAGTTTATCCGGAAACGTCCGTCCTGCGGCATCCTCGTCTCGGTGATGTCGAGCCTTGACAGGATCTTAAGGCGCGCCAGGACGGCGTTCTGGTTCTTCTTAGGCAGTGAAAATACATCGTGCAGGCTGCCGTCTATCCTGTATCGTATCCTCAGGTTCTTCTCGCACGGTTCGATATGTATATCGCTCGCGCGGCGTTTCAAGGCTTCATTCAATATCAGGCCCACCATCTTTACGATCGGCGCGCTTTTCGATTCTTCGGCTACCTCGCTTATATCGACCCTGTCTTCCTCTTCCACCTTCTCTATCTCTACGGCCTCCGAAGAGACCTCCTCCAGGAGCTTTGTTATCTCCTGCGCATGGCCCCCGTAATAGTTATGTATCCCCTGCATGATGTCGTTCTCTGTGGCTATCACAGGGTCTATCTGGAAATGGGTAAGCATCTTTATATCGTC
This window of the Candidatus Omnitrophota bacterium genome carries:
- a CDS encoding type II secretion system protein, whose product is MILRPFFLRGNKGLTLVESLISIVLLGTLLVSVLGAFTISNLGASRARHRLAAMNVISGYMEQELRAGYDGGIGGEADYYETISSADPTPVTIDTRGTADTSDDLVGSLVPDPYFPDNVENADGTQITYIGVPFKIVGFVVTWNEDMNGQACSERAVCYVAYHTSS
- a CDS encoding prepilin-type N-terminal cleavage/methylation domain-containing protein, which gives rise to MIFFHRKSYTLVELMIVVLVIAIILAIVVPNYLKTGRAAAKNACINNLKQIDGAIEQWALDNTIQSGTQPSIEQEEVIYVYIDGGKPACPSKGVYTIYPVGDKPQVRCSKESEGHTLP
- a CDS encoding type II secretion system F family protein, whose product is MGKFKYAAKDNSGNAVTGTIEAKNRAEVIDILRKKDVIIVSVSEQVSGFKFPSLLGGKKKVKLDDIVIFSRQLATMVDAGIPLVGGLDILGEQMDNKAFAAIVVNVRSDVEAGASLSDAMSKQKNIFSSLFVNMVKAGESSGMLDEILDRLAEYLEKTSSLQKKVKSALVYPAIVSLMAIGITFVLLWKVVPVFRTIFEGFGAELPMPTRILLSISDALQKFAAVIFIGLIAGGFMLNKFLKTEKGRFRLDSFMLKMPIFGILFRKVAISKFTRTLATLIKSGVPILASLEIVSKTSGNKVVEKAIDDVRTSVKEGESIAQPLARSKIFPPMVTRMVLVGEQSGQLEKMLSKIADFYDEQVDSSVSALTSLIEPLIIAFLGIVIGSIVICMFLPIFKITAVMGV
- a CDS encoding prepilin-type N-terminal cleavage/methylation domain-containing protein; protein product: MMIKMNRKGFTLVEIMIVVAIIGLLAAIAIPNFVRARQTALKNACIGNLKQIQGAIQVWAIDQGKNDTDAVVKDTDGATIGVVPDYLKKWPTCGTTAYATPATVAAAPVCPNSTTGHTL
- a CDS encoding GspE/PulE family protein — protein: MIESFRYKLIDLLVNGKMVKQKDLDRALEIQKKSGGSLGKILIGNGFVSEKDLMVVMSRQLNMPPIDLTKYKIDKSLIPLIPEKMARQYSIIPVSKIGGVLTIAMSDPLNILAIDDIKMLTHFQIDPVIATENDIMQGIHNYYGGHAQEITKLLEEVSSEAVEIEKVEEEDRVDISEVAEESKSAPIVKMVGLILNEALKRRASDIHIEPCEKNLRIRYRIDGSLHDVFSLPKKNQNAVLARLKILSRLDITETRMPQDGRFRINFLGNEIDFRVSVLPVAFGGKIVLRALDKSSLSIGLDKLGFLPGPLGTFKTALERPYGMILVTGPTGSGKSTTLYSIVTQLNTPERNIITLEDPVEYEVEGITQIQARSEIGLTFANGLKSVLRQSPDIVMVGEIRDFETADIAIKASLTGQLILSTLHTNDSAGAITRLIDMGVEPFLVASSLVLSSAQRLMRKICPNCKMEVEIPKNVFERAGFNIDEVVKKDRKVFFKGRGCPKCSDTGYYGRIGILEALLLDDSIRDMVMKKSGSDDIKNYAVKELHMKTLRDNAIENFVNGVTTFEEVLRVTSED